The sequence CAATCACTTGTTTCAGTTCTTCAAGATTCTTGAAATACCCTTTTGGTTTCTGATCAACAAAGTTATTGTTATGATCTGTCATAAATTCATAATTTGGAGTTAGATCTCCAAAACCCTCAGGGGCAAATTGGTCTTCTTGCTTGATTATATGATCTTTGTGACTGTTTTGATCTCCACCAAACATTAGCATCCTTTCTTTCACTTGTGGGTAGTAGTACTCTTTGTTCATATCTTGATCTtgaaaccctagattatagttattGTTTAAGAACATACAACTGAAAgaatttgatgatgatggtggttgtggtggtggttgaaTGAGATCATTAACATAAATGTGATTATCAATAAAGCTACTAGTGCTGATCAAATTGTTGCTAACATTATTTATGAAATTAGGGTTgtaaaaagatgatgaagaagcaATATTCAAGAAATTATTTGGTGATTGAAGTGGATTAATAGAAGGGTAAAAAGATGGTTTCTTTTGATAAGAAGGAAGCATAGCCATAAGCTTCTTTCTAAGCTTTGTGTTCCAGTAATTCTTGATATCATTATCAGTTCTTCCTGGTAGTTGACCTGCTATTATTGACCATCtgaacatacatacatatatacatttcaAATATGTAAAGAAAATTGGAAATATATCTTGATTCATATGTACATAATCAAGAAAAAGTGATAACACTACATAATGAATGTAGATTTGAGATTTGCTTCATGCATATATCCATAAATGCTACGAGTATAATTCTAAATTAGGACTTGATGTATACATGACTTTTAATGGAAAGGACATATGTACAAATAATAGCTAGACACTATGTATAAAAGGgtacaatcataatcataatcatattcatatatagGTGTTACAAAATACAAATGAACctaaaataaagattttaaaaagaAAGATCCAAATTAAAAGGGTATGTACAAACCTGCTCCCAATGCTGGCATacagccaatggggctttgcctcattggtcaccatgttaacatggtgttcgaggagaccaagggttcgagtctcggggggggggggattttcgtgaattaactctaaccactaacattgcctttcaaaaaaaaaaaaaaaaaaaaaaaaaaaaaaaaaaaaatgctggcATACAAACTGCATATGATTTTATCTTCATCTTCAGAAAACTCACCATGTTTAATATTTGGTCTAAGATAATTTAGCCATCTCAACCTACAACTCTTACCACATCTCTTCAAACCTATGCATATGATTAATAAGTAAATCTtgcatatattaaatgaaaaatacacataaaaataaataataattacaaaagagagataaatataaatataccagCTTTGTGAGGAAGAGCAATCCAGTTACCAACAGTACCATGTTTATTAATAAACTCTCTAAGTTTTTCATCTTCTTCAGAAGACCATGGTCCTTTTTTGACATTTGCTTTGTCACAACAAGGAGCTCttcccattattattattttatgtttttTTTATATTGTAAGTATGTGTATCACTTTATGGTTGACCTTTATTCGTAGTAGTAAATCTTAGTTTCTATATGTGTGTGTGATCTGTTATAAGTGGACAATTTTGTCTGGTGGGTATGCTGGTTGGCTTTTTATGGAGGAGACTTTTTTAGTCTTTCAAGGAAGTCTGTAAAAGACAAAACTACTAATAAACTCCTTTATTTCAAAacttaaaagaaaaataaaaattacggAGCTGAGTATCACGTAAATAAAATACTTATTTCAAGAGTTGATCTCTTGCTTTGTAAAAAGTTCGAATAAGAGGTTTGTACTAATTCGTGATAATGTGAGGTtcccataagcttatatacatacatttcttTCTATCAGTTTCCGATGTGGGACACAATGAATCGATTAGCTCCAACAATCACACCTTTAATCGATTCATTCCACGCTAATTCTACGGACACGTTCAATACCATCTCGACTCTTCCCGGACACCCGACCTCCTCCTCGGTCACGTCCATAGTCATCTCGGTTTTTGAGCCTCCGCTACCATTCTGTACCGTCCACACATCTGGGCTataaccaagctctgataccatttgtaggatcgttttcaggtccaccaacatgtactacatataagctcatgagtttcACATTTCtttaaaatcaattggtgatagagtgAGGTTTCCAtaaacttatatacatacatttcttTCTATCAGTTTCCGATGTGGGACACAATGAATCGATTAGCTCCAACAAGGTTTTACCAACCCGTATACAGAAATTCGGCTGGATTCACATGATTTTATGGATTGACAGATCGAGTTCCTGTTATGCAATTCGAATTTCCGCACGATAACGCGTATGTGCGTGAAAAATGACCGGGTGTGTGGTTTTCGATCCCCGTCAATGAACCAAACCTAACTTTCCAAAAAAACATTGTTTTGAAGTAACAAAAATTCAAGTTCATCTATACATAAGTTTTCTCAAactttattaataagtattatttcaCTTTAATTAAGATGTCATCCATATATAGTaaaatttgaaagaaaaaaaaacaccctTTTTGCTTTGCTTACGATTTAATAACGTATTCAGAAAATTATTTTATAAATGAATATCAATATAATTGTAAGTAACGAGAgagaaggggggggggggggggggttgaatagttacttaatacgtttttaacaccttTTCGATTGATCATCAAATTcaattaactttgatcaaccaattcaactcaaacttgatgtgtgtagtatatatgttcaaaatgataaatgaagtaatgtaaagaacatagacacaaggatttatagtggttcgggtggatgttaactaatccaccttaatccactccccgattacactaatcgggatttgttgcttcactaagcacttttctccaaatccggtggagatccgatttacaagtcttcaacttctttggtagacaacaaacctaatctttctatccctttgaaagatcaactccaacctagatcaacttgtcttcaccttggacaagtattaatctccaaataagattaatcaacttcctaaatccctttaagaaagtagatcactaagctagcctatgcttctactaattgaagttacaagacttatataatttgcaatgatgatcctaagacaatactaggacatacagtacactaagtaaactcacaagattaatgattttgattagtaagtttacaacaaccaaattctatatccctaagatcatagaatcttctcttgcttgatcacatttgagtagtaattagagcctttgtgatctctgaaaataagcctttgaaatatgcaagaaggtcagcttcaaatgctctttaatgtttgccttttatagtgggattcaaaaaatagccgttgacacacggttgcctgcacggtcgaccgtggtgcgaccgtgcgtgctccagtccaaatttggtatccgttgtatagccgtttgactcaaatttgaacaccacattttggcacctttactccttctagcacctgcaaaagaaaccaaatatcctatacaagtactatatgaattaagtgtgtgagatttggtcttattgcatgaaagtgacttaacattc comes from Rutidosis leptorrhynchoides isolate AG116_Rl617_1_P2 chromosome 4, CSIRO_AGI_Rlap_v1, whole genome shotgun sequence and encodes:
- the LOC139841931 gene encoding uncharacterized protein, producing the protein MGRAPCCDKANVKKGPWSSEEDEKLREFINKHGTVGNWIALPHKAGLKRCGKSCRLRWLNYLRPNIKHGEFSEDEDKIICSLYANEAKPHWLYASIGSRWSIIAGQLPGRTDNDIKNYWNTKLRKKLMAMLPSYQKKPSFYPSINPLQSPNNFLNIASSSSFYNPNFINNVSNNLISTSSFIDNHIYVNDLIQPPPQPPSSSNSFSCMFLNNNYNLGFQDQDMNKEYYYPQVKERMLMFGGDQNSHKDHIIKQEDQFAPEGFGDLTPNYEFMTDHNNNFVDQKPKGYFKNLEELKQVIDIKNNSCSINFNINSYLMTEDNNDDENKTTHNNITDEYYMIQYND